From Xenopus tropicalis strain Nigerian chromosome 3, UCB_Xtro_10.0, whole genome shotgun sequence, the proteins below share one genomic window:
- the slc23a2 gene encoding solute carrier family 23 member 2: MGIGRNPSSKAMESTNSTDGKYEEESKHTAFFTLPAVINGGAASSGDQDTEDTELMAIYTTESGIAEKSSLAETLDSTGSLDRQRLDMIYTVEDVPPWYLCIFLGLQHYLTCFSGTVAVPFLLAEAMCVGFDQWATSQLIGTIFFCVGITTLFQTTFGCRLPLFQASAFAFLAPARAILSLEKWKCNTTDLSITNGTELLHTEHIWYPRIREIQGAIIMSSLIEVVIGFLGLPGALLKYIGPLTITPTVSLIGLSGFQAAGERAGKHWGIAMLTIFLVLLFSQYARNVKLPLPIYKSKKGWTAYKLQLFKMFPIIMAILVSWLLCFIFTVTDVFPPDSSKYGYYARTDARQGVLTVAPWFKVPYPFQWGLPTVSAAGVIGMLSAVVASIIESIGDYYACARLSCAPPPPIHAINRGIFIEGLSCVLDGVFGTGNGSTSSSPNIGVLGITKVASRRVIQYGAAFMLLLGMIGKFSALFASLPDPVLGALFCTLFGMITAVGLSNLQFVDLNSSRNLFVLGFSIFFGLMLPSYLKQNPLVTGIAEIDQVLNVLLTTAMFVGGCTAFILDNTIPGTPEERGIRKWKRGVGKGTSGIEGMESYDLPFGMGFLRRYKCFSYLPISPTFAGYQWKALRKCGSCPRAAEEEPEPAV; this comes from the exons GCAGTGATAAATGGAGGAGCTGCTTCCAGTGGAGATCAGGACACTGAAGATACAGAGCTAATGGCTATTTATACCACTGAGAGTGGCATTGCAGAGAAG AGCTCATTGGCAGAaacgttggacagcactgggagtCTAGATCGACAGCGGCTTGATATGATCTACACGGTGGAGGACGTCCCTCCCTGGTACCTCTGCATCTTTCTGGGATTACAG cactaccTGACATGCTTCAGTGGGACAGTAGCTGTTCCGTTCCTGCTGGCAGAAGCCATGTGTGTTGGATTTGACCAGTGGGCCACCAGCCAACTCATTGGGACCATTTTTTTCTGTGTAGGAATCACTACATTGTTTCAGACAACTTTCGGGTGCAG GTTACCTTTGTTCCAGGCAAGTGCATTTGCCTTCCTAGCCCCGGCTCGTGCCATTCTATCCCTTGAGAAGTGGAAATGTAATACTACAG ATTTATCCATCACCAATGGAACCGAGCTGCTCCATACAGAACATATCTGGTATCCAAGGATACGTGAG ATCCAAGGAGCTATCATTATGTCTTCACTGATTGAAGTTGTTATTGGCTTCCTTGGGCTCCCTGGAGCATTACTTAAATATATTGGGCCACTAACCATCACTCCTACTGTGTCCCTCATTGGTCTCTCTGGATTTCAGGCCGCTGGGGAGAGAGCAGGAAAACACTGGGGCATTGCCATGCT CACCATTTTCCTGGTCCTGCTCTTCTCCCAGTACGCGAGAAACGTCAAATTGCCACTGCCCATCTACAAATCTAAAAAAGGTTGGACCGCCTACAAGCTTCAGCTCTTCAAAATGTTCCCC ATTATTATGGCCATACTTGTGTCCTGGCTCCTCTGCTTCATCTTCACTGTGACAGATGTTTTCCCTCCAGATAGCAGCAAATACGGCTACTATGCCCGCACTGATGCCAGGCAAGGGGTCCTGACTGTGGCCCCATGGTTTAAGGTTCCCTACCCAT TTCAATGGGGTCTCCCTACGGTGTCCGCGGCCGGTGTTATTGGAATGCTGAGCGCAGTGGTAGCAAGTATTATAGAATCGATTGGGGATTACTACGCCTGCGCACGCCTGTCCTGTGCTCCCCCACCTCCAATCCACGCTATTAACAG AGGGATTTTTATTGAGGGTCTGTCCTGTGTCCTTGATGGGGTGTTTGGTACTGGAAATGGCTCCACCTCATCTAGTCCCAATATTGGCGTTCTTGGCATCACTAAG GTTGCCAGTCGGAGAGTTATCCAGTATGGTGCTGCCTTCATGCTGCTGCTGGGGATGATTGGAAAATTCAGCGCTCTCTTTGCTTCTCTCCCTGATCCTGTTCTTGGGGCTTTGTTCTGCACCCTTTTTG GAATGATCACGGCCGTGGGGCTCTCCAACCTCCAGTTTGTGGATCTCAACTCCTCCCGAAACCTATTTGTCCTAGGATTCTCTATCTTCTTTGGGCTCATGCTTCCCAGTTACCTGAAGCAGAATCCATTGGTCACAG GTATTGCAGAGATCGATCAAGTGCTAAATGTGCTTTTGACAACAGCCATGTTTGTTGGAGGTTGTACGGCTTTTATTCTGGACAACACTATTCCAG GCACGCCCGAGGAGAGAGGCATACGCAAGTGGAAACGAGGTGTGGGCAAAGGCACCTCAGGCATTGAAGGGATGGAGTCTTATGACCTGCCATTTGGAATGGGCTTTCTGCGGAGATACAAGTGTTTCAGTTACCTTCCCATCAGTCCAACGTTTGCCGGGTACCAATGGAAGGCTCTACGGAAATGCGGCAGTTGTCCCAGAGCTGCAGAGGAGGAACCTGAGCCAGCGGTATAA